One genomic region from Salvia hispanica cultivar TCC Black 2014 chromosome 2, UniMelb_Shisp_WGS_1.0, whole genome shotgun sequence encodes:
- the LOC125206317 gene encoding classical arabinogalactan protein 26-like: MAQSISAFMILLTTISLSFLASDSSASTIAAAPSSLPLSPSLPPDISPLFPTPQLSPTESSLPVIPSTPSPPKPDDDAMAAEAPVLAAPSGFLPDSSSLRLLTCRGCATSLVLLLPFALLQL; this comes from the coding sequence ATGGCTCAATCAATATCAGCATTCATGATTCTTCTTACAACAATCTCTCTATCATTCTTAGCTTCAGACAGCAGTGCCTCCACCATTGCTGCTGCGCCctcttctcttcctctctcacctTCATTACCTCCTGATATCTCTCCTCTTTTCCCCACACCTCAGCTCTCTCCAACTGAATCATCTCTCCCCGTAATTCCCTCAACTCCTAGCCCTCCAAAGCCCGATGATGATGCAATGGCAGCTGAAGCCCCGGTTTTGGCTGCGCCGTCTGGATTCTTGCCGGATTCTTCCTCTCTCAGGCTACTAACTTGCCGGGGATGCGCCACCTCACTCGTGCTTTTGCTTCCATTTGCTCTTCTGCAGCTTTGA